A window of the Streptomyces formicae genome harbors these coding sequences:
- a CDS encoding exodeoxyribonuclease VII small subunit yields the protein MTAKTDETSANAIGATGAAGAIGYEQARDELIEVVRRLEAGGTTLEESLALWERGEELAKVCRRWLDGARARLDAALAERDAGEAAGRGGAGGGDELGDDSAS from the coding sequence ATGACGGCGAAGACGGACGAGACCTCGGCGAACGCGATCGGTGCGACCGGGGCGGCCGGCGCGATCGGGTACGAGCAGGCGCGGGACGAGCTGATCGAGGTCGTCCGCCGGCTGGAGGCGGGCGGCACGACGCTCGAGGAGTCCCTCGCGCTGTGGGAGCGCGGCGAGGAGCTGGCGAAGGTCTGCCGCCGCTGGCTGGACGGCGCCCGCGCCCGGCTGGACGCGGCGCTGGCCGAGCGGGACGCGGGCGAGGCCGCGGGGCGTGGGGGCGCGGGCGGGGGCGACGAGCTCGGGGACGATTCCGCGTCCTGA
- a CDS encoding malonic semialdehyde reductase has translation MSLVLDAAAQDLLFREARTANTFTDEPVTDEQVQAIYDLVKYGPTAFNQSPLRVVLVRTPEARERLVKHMAEGNQPKTATAPLVAILAADNEFHEELPELFPHFPQAKDAFFAERPVREQSAALNAALQAGYFIVGVRAAGLAAGPMTGLDFAGVQKEFLDDDHTPLMVVNIGKPGDDAWFPRSPRLEYEDVITTV, from the coding sequence ATGTCCCTCGTTCTTGACGCCGCCGCCCAGGACCTCCTCTTCCGCGAGGCCCGCACCGCCAACACGTTCACCGACGAGCCGGTGACCGACGAGCAGGTCCAGGCGATCTACGACCTGGTCAAGTACGGCCCGACGGCCTTCAACCAGTCGCCGCTGCGTGTCGTGCTCGTCCGCACCCCCGAGGCCCGCGAGCGCCTGGTGAAGCACATGGCGGAGGGCAACCAGCCGAAGACCGCCACGGCGCCGCTCGTCGCGATCCTCGCCGCGGACAACGAGTTCCACGAGGAGCTGCCGGAGCTGTTCCCGCACTTCCCGCAGGCCAAGGACGCGTTCTTCGCCGAGCGCCCGGTGCGTGAGCAGTCCGCCGCGCTGAACGCCGCACTGCAGGCCGGTTACTTCATCGTCGGCGTCCGCGCCGCCGGTCTGGCCGCGGGCCCGATGACCGGCCTGGACTTCGCCGGCGTCCAGAAGGAGTTCCTGGACGACGACCACACCCCGCTGATGGTCGTCAACATCGGCAAGCCGGGCGACGACGCGTGGTTCCCGCGCTCGCCGCGCCTGGAGTACGAGGACGTCATCACCACGGTCTGA
- a CDS encoding DUF1707 SHOCT-like domain-containing protein gives MDLEKQPEKQPQKPVTQAPVAQAPVADGAIRASDADRDRIADILRDALAEGRLDAEEHSERIDAVYRAKTVGELEPIVRDLPAAGQPRPEPAPHAAPYAYGPELPDGPVENLVAVFSSSTRKGRWRVGPRTNAFALFGNVEIDLTEAMFGQRLTVINATSIFGNVEVRVPENISLRGSGTGIFGNFEVVTLEAADPEAPVVVVNGYSVFGNVEAKPKRGKRIADLHARMRKHLGH, from the coding sequence GTGGACCTCGAAAAGCAGCCCGAGAAGCAGCCTCAGAAGCCGGTCACCCAGGCACCGGTCGCCCAGGCGCCGGTCGCCGACGGCGCCATCCGTGCCTCCGACGCCGACCGCGACCGGATCGCGGACATCCTCCGCGACGCCCTGGCCGAGGGCCGGCTCGACGCCGAGGAGCACTCGGAGCGGATCGACGCGGTCTACCGCGCCAAGACGGTCGGCGAGCTGGAGCCGATCGTGCGCGACCTGCCCGCCGCCGGGCAGCCACGCCCGGAGCCGGCGCCGCATGCCGCGCCGTACGCGTACGGACCCGAGCTGCCCGACGGCCCGGTGGAGAACCTCGTCGCCGTGTTCTCCAGCTCCACCCGCAAGGGCCGCTGGCGCGTGGGCCCCCGGACCAACGCCTTCGCCCTCTTCGGGAACGTCGAGATCGACCTGACCGAGGCGATGTTCGGGCAGCGGCTCACCGTCATCAATGCGACGTCGATCTTCGGGAACGTCGAGGTGCGCGTGCCGGAGAACATCTCGCTGCGCGGCAGCGGCACCGGAATCTTCGGCAACTTCGAGGTCGTCACGCTGGAGGCCGCCGACCCCGAGGCCCCGGTCGTCGTGGTCAACGGCTACTCGGTTTTCGGCAATGTCGAGGCCAAGCCCAAGCGGGGCAAGCGCATCGCCGACCTCCACGCCCGCATGCGCAAGCACCTGGGGCATTGA
- a CDS encoding WhiB family transcriptional regulator, whose product MLQLPHQPLQVAAVPPQRTPAREDQDSPWHTEAVCRRDEAGLFFAPSKEPTAARLSREEAAKRVCARCPVMIECREHALLQPEPYGVWGGLTAAERRVVLARRRRRETELKKSASAA is encoded by the coding sequence GTGCTGCAACTGCCGCATCAGCCCTTGCAGGTCGCCGCCGTTCCGCCCCAGCGCACCCCTGCTCGGGAAGATCAGGACAGTCCCTGGCACACGGAGGCGGTGTGCCGCCGGGACGAAGCTGGACTGTTCTTCGCACCGTCCAAGGAACCGACGGCCGCGCGGCTCTCCCGCGAAGAGGCCGCGAAGCGCGTCTGTGCCCGCTGCCCGGTCATGATCGAGTGCCGCGAGCACGCCCTGCTCCAGCCCGAGCCGTACGGCGTGTGGGGCGGGCTCACCGCCGCCGAGCGCCGTGTGGTGCTGGCCCGCCGCAGGCGGCGCGAGACGGAGCTGAAGAAGTCGGCGTCGGCGGCCTGA
- a CDS encoding fumarate hydratase, whose amino-acid sequence MASMPEFEYTDLLPLGEDTTPYRLVTAEGVSTFEADGRTFLKVEPEALRKLAEEAIHDIQHYLRPEHLAQLRRIIDDPEASSNDKFVALDLLKNANIAAAGVLPMCQDTGTAIVMGKRGQNVLTAGGDEEALSRGIYDAYTKLNLRYSQMAPLTMWEEKNTGSNLPAQIELYATDGGAYKFLFMAKGGGSANKSFLYQETKAVLNESSMMKFLEEKIRSLGTAACPPYHLAIVVGGTSAEYALKTAKYASAHYLDELPDEGSILGHGFRDKELEEKVFELTQQIGIGAQFGGKYFCHDVRVVRLPRHGASCPVAIAVSCSADRQAVAKITAEGVFLEQLETDPARFLPETTDEHLDETSGVVEIDLNQPMDDILAELTKYPVKTRLSLSGPLVVARDIAHAKIKERLDAGEEMPQYLKDHPVYYAGPAKTPEGYASGSFGPTTAGRMDSYVEQFQAAGGSRVMLAKGNRSKQVTDACGTHGGFYLGSIGGPAARLAQDCIKKVEVVEYEELGMEAVWKIEVEDFPAFVVVDDKGNDFFSPQQLSQPTFTSIPVRGPGLD is encoded by the coding sequence ATGGCCTCAATGCCGGAATTCGAGTACACCGATCTGCTCCCCCTGGGAGAGGACACCACGCCCTACCGCCTGGTGACCGCCGAGGGTGTCTCCACCTTCGAGGCCGACGGCCGTACGTTCCTCAAGGTCGAGCCGGAGGCACTGCGTAAGCTCGCCGAAGAGGCGATCCACGACATCCAGCACTACCTCCGTCCCGAGCACCTCGCGCAGCTGCGCAGGATCATCGACGACCCCGAGGCGTCGTCCAACGACAAGTTCGTGGCGCTGGACCTGCTGAAGAACGCGAACATCGCCGCCGCGGGTGTCCTGCCCATGTGCCAGGACACCGGCACCGCGATCGTGATGGGCAAGCGCGGGCAGAACGTGCTGACGGCGGGCGGCGACGAAGAGGCCCTGAGCAGGGGCATCTATGACGCCTACACCAAGCTCAACCTGCGCTACTCACAGATGGCCCCGCTGACCATGTGGGAGGAGAAGAACACCGGCTCGAACCTGCCCGCACAGATCGAGCTGTACGCGACCGACGGCGGCGCGTACAAGTTCCTCTTCATGGCCAAGGGCGGCGGCTCGGCCAACAAGTCCTTCCTCTACCAGGAGACGAAGGCGGTCCTGAACGAGTCCTCCATGATGAAGTTCCTGGAGGAGAAGATCCGTTCGCTCGGCACGGCCGCCTGCCCGCCGTACCACCTGGCGATCGTCGTCGGCGGCACCTCGGCCGAGTACGCGCTGAAGACCGCGAAGTACGCCTCCGCGCACTACCTGGACGAGCTGCCCGACGAGGGCTCGATTCTCGGCCACGGCTTCCGGGACAAGGAGCTGGAGGAGAAGGTCTTCGAGCTGACGCAGCAGATCGGCATCGGCGCGCAGTTCGGCGGCAAGTACTTCTGCCACGACGTGCGTGTGGTGCGGCTGCCGCGGCACGGCGCGTCCTGCCCGGTCGCGATCGCCGTCTCCTGCTCGGCCGACCGGCAGGCGGTCGCGAAGATCACCGCCGAGGGCGTCTTCCTGGAGCAGCTGGAGACGGACCCGGCGCGTTTCCTGCCGGAGACGACGGACGAGCACCTCGACGAGACCAGCGGCGTCGTCGAGATCGATCTGAACCAGCCGATGGACGACATCCTCGCCGAGCTGACCAAGTACCCGGTCAAGACCCGGCTCTCGCTCTCCGGCCCGCTCGTCGTAGCGCGCGACATCGCCCACGCCAAGATCAAGGAGCGCCTCGACGCGGGCGAGGAGATGCCGCAGTACCTGAAGGACCACCCGGTCTACTACGCCGGCCCGGCGAAGACCCCCGAGGGTTACGCGTCCGGCTCCTTCGGCCCGACGACGGCCGGCCGGATGGACTCCTACGTCGAGCAGTTCCAGGCGGCGGGCGGCTCCAGGGTCATGCTGGCCAAGGGCAACCGGAGCAAGCAGGTCACGGACGCGTGCGGGACGCACGGCGGCTTCTACCTGGGCTCGATCGGCGGCCCCGCCGCCCGCCTCGCGCAGGACTGCATCAAGAAGGTCGAGGTCGTCGAGTACGAGGAGCTCGGCATGGAGGCGGTCTGGAAGATCGAGGTCGAGGACTTCCCGGCGTTCGTCGTCGTGGACGACAAGGGCAACGACTTCTTCAGCCCGCAGCAACTCTCTCAGCCGACCTTCACCAGCATCCCGGTGCGGGGTCCGGGGCTCGACTGA
- the xseA gene encoding exodeoxyribonuclease VII large subunit: MGLNTSAEAPLPVGEVSRLIGGWIDRLGAVWVEGQITQLSRRPGAGVVFLTLRDPSYDISVSVTCYRQVFDAVADVVSEGARVVVHAKPEWYAPRGQLSLRAAEIRPVGIGELLARLEQLKRALGAEGLFALDRKRPLPFLPQLIGLVCGRASAAERDVLENARRRWPAVRFEVRNVAVQGVRAVSQVVQAVKELDEQPDVDVIIVARGGGSVEDLLPFSDEQLVRAVADCRTPLVSAIGHEPDSPLLDLVADLRASTPTDAAKKVVPDVGEELDRVQALRNRALRTVRGLLDREERGLAHALHRRVMEHPHRMVEEREHETDALVARGRRVLGHLLDRADSELGHTHARVVALSPAATLERGYAVLQRADGSVVRAAEEVSAGEELRARVAEGEFGVTVGPHA; this comes from the coding sequence ATGGGTCTGAATACGTCTGCCGAAGCCCCCCTGCCCGTCGGTGAGGTGTCGCGGCTCATCGGGGGCTGGATCGACCGGCTCGGGGCGGTGTGGGTGGAGGGGCAGATCACCCAGCTGTCCCGCAGGCCCGGGGCGGGGGTCGTGTTCCTGACGCTGCGCGATCCGTCGTACGACATCTCGGTGAGCGTCACCTGCTACCGCCAGGTGTTCGACGCGGTCGCGGACGTCGTGTCCGAGGGTGCCCGGGTCGTCGTGCACGCCAAGCCGGAGTGGTACGCCCCGCGCGGGCAGCTCTCCCTGCGGGCCGCGGAGATACGGCCGGTCGGCATCGGCGAGCTGCTCGCACGTCTCGAGCAGCTGAAGCGGGCCCTGGGCGCGGAGGGGCTCTTCGCGCTCGACCGCAAGCGGCCCCTGCCGTTCCTGCCGCAGCTGATCGGGCTGGTCTGCGGCCGGGCGTCGGCGGCCGAGCGCGATGTGCTGGAGAACGCGCGGCGGCGGTGGCCGGCCGTCCGGTTCGAGGTGCGCAATGTCGCCGTGCAGGGGGTGCGGGCCGTGTCCCAGGTCGTCCAGGCGGTGAAGGAGCTGGACGAGCAGCCGGACGTGGACGTGATCATCGTCGCGCGCGGCGGTGGCAGCGTGGAGGACCTGCTGCCGTTCTCGGACGAGCAGCTGGTGCGGGCGGTGGCCGACTGCCGTACGCCCCTGGTGTCCGCGATCGGGCACGAACCGGACTCGCCCCTGCTCGACCTGGTCGCGGATCTGCGCGCCTCGACCCCGACCGACGCGGCGAAGAAGGTCGTCCCCGACGTCGGCGAGGAGCTGGACCGGGTGCAGGCGCTGCGGAACCGCGCGCTGCGGACCGTACGGGGGCTGCTGGACCGCGAGGAGCGTGGGCTCGCGCACGCGCTGCACCGGCGGGTCATGGAGCATCCGCACCGGATGGTGGAGGAGCGCGAGCACGAGACGGACGCACTTGTCGCGCGCGGCCGGCGGGTGCTCGGGCATCTGCTCGACCGCGCCGACTCCGAGCTCGGCCACACGCATGCGCGGGTCGTCGCGCTGTCGCCCGCGGCGACGCTGGAGCGGGGGTACGCGGTGCTGCAGCGCGCGGACGGCTCGGTGGTGCGGGCCGCCGAGGAGGTCTCGGCGGGCGAGGAGCTGCGGGCCAGGGTCGCGGAAGGCGAGTTCGGGGTCACTGTCGGACCTCACGCATAG
- the glpX gene encoding class II fructose-bisphosphatase, with product MTEHNLPSQLEVSPEAPDRNLALELVRVTEAAAMAAGRWVGRGDKNGADGAAVKAMRTLVSTVSMNGVVVIGEGEKDEAPMLFNGERIGDGTGAECDIAVDPIDGTTLTAKGMPNAIAVLAAADRGTMFDPSAVFYMDKLVTGPEAADFVDINAPASVNIRRVAKAKNSAPEDVTVVILDRPRHEGIVKEIRETGARIKFISDGDVAGAIMAVREGTGVDMLMGIGGTPEGIITACAIKCLGGTIQGKLWPKDDAERQRALDAGHDLDRVLFMDDLVSGDNVFFVATGITDGELLRGVRYRAETATTQSLVMRSKSGTIRQIDSTHRLSKLRAYSQIDFDRAQ from the coding sequence ATGACCGAGCACAACTTGCCGTCCCAGCTGGAGGTCTCACCCGAGGCCCCCGATCGCAACCTCGCCCTGGAGCTCGTGCGGGTCACCGAGGCCGCCGCCATGGCCGCAGGCCGGTGGGTCGGCCGTGGCGACAAGAACGGCGCGGACGGCGCAGCCGTCAAGGCCATGCGGACCCTCGTCAGCACCGTCTCCATGAACGGTGTCGTCGTCATCGGCGAGGGCGAGAAGGACGAAGCCCCGATGCTCTTCAACGGCGAGAGGATCGGCGACGGGACCGGCGCGGAGTGCGACATCGCCGTGGACCCGATCGACGGCACGACCCTCACGGCCAAGGGCATGCCCAACGCCATCGCCGTCCTCGCGGCCGCCGACCGCGGCACCATGTTCGACCCGTCCGCGGTCTTCTACATGGACAAGCTGGTCACCGGGCCCGAGGCCGCCGACTTCGTCGACATCAACGCCCCGGCCTCGGTGAACATCCGCCGGGTCGCCAAGGCGAAGAACTCCGCGCCCGAGGACGTCACCGTCGTCATCCTGGACCGCCCCCGCCACGAGGGCATCGTCAAGGAGATCCGCGAGACCGGCGCACGGATCAAGTTCATCTCGGACGGCGATGTCGCGGGCGCGATCATGGCCGTGCGCGAGGGCACCGGCGTCGACATGCTGATGGGCATCGGCGGCACGCCGGAAGGCATCATCACCGCCTGCGCGATCAAGTGCCTCGGCGGCACGATCCAGGGCAAGCTCTGGCCCAAGGACGACGCGGAGCGGCAGCGCGCGCTCGACGCCGGCCACGACCTGGACCGGGTCCTGTTCATGGACGACCTCGTCAGCGGCGACAACGTGTTCTTCGTCGCGACCGGCATCACCGACGGCGAGCTCCTGCGAGGCGTGCGCTACCGCGCCGAGACGGCGACCACGCAGTCACTGGTGATGCGCTCCAAGTCGGGCACGATCCGCCAGATCGACTCGACGCACCGTCTCTCGAAGCTGCGCGCGTACAGCCAGATCGACTTCGACCGCGCGCAGTAG
- a CDS encoding APC family permease — MTGTGTGAGTGTGTASGADGGADTHTQLRRSLGFRDLVVYGLLFIAPMAPVGVFGTLDAKSHGAVALVYVVATIAMAFTAYSYAQMVRVAPLAGSVFAYARKGLGEGPGFIAGWMAMLDYLLIPAVAYLFSGIAMEALVPGVDRWVWTALAVVVTTLLNLWGVRAAARAGLAVLAMEIVVLAVFLVSAVAVLAQDGPRRGWLSPLTGDGDFALSAVLGAVSVAVLSYLGFDAIASFAEEATGGSRQVARAVLFCLGLAGALFVAQTYLVALLEPVSSAALAADPKSQGTAFYDAVDASVGTWLHDLVAVSKAIGAAFAALAGQAAAGRLLFAMARGRRLPHVLSRTDAGVPRVALLVSAVVTLVAAVWAARRDDGLDQLVSVVDVGALTAFTLLHASVVGWFVVRRMAGPPSWWRHLLIPVAGAAVTLAVIVEASHTAQVVGAIWLAVGLLVLMVQRGRQEAAPGPA; from the coding sequence ATGACGGGGACCGGCACCGGGGCCGGCACGGGCACCGGGACGGCGTCGGGCGCGGACGGAGGCGCGGACACGCACACCCAGCTGCGCCGGAGTCTCGGGTTCCGGGATCTGGTCGTCTACGGACTGCTCTTCATCGCCCCCATGGCACCGGTCGGTGTCTTCGGCACCCTGGACGCGAAATCGCACGGCGCGGTCGCCCTCGTGTACGTCGTCGCGACGATCGCGATGGCCTTCACGGCGTACAGCTACGCGCAGATGGTGCGGGTGGCGCCACTGGCCGGATCGGTCTTCGCCTACGCGCGCAAAGGGCTCGGCGAGGGGCCGGGGTTCATCGCCGGGTGGATGGCGATGCTCGACTATCTGCTGATCCCGGCCGTGGCCTATCTGTTCTCCGGGATCGCGATGGAGGCGCTGGTTCCGGGGGTGGACCGATGGGTGTGGACCGCGCTCGCGGTCGTGGTGACCACCCTGCTGAACCTGTGGGGCGTACGGGCCGCGGCGCGCGCCGGCCTCGCCGTGCTGGCCATGGAGATCGTCGTCCTCGCCGTCTTCCTCGTGTCGGCGGTCGCCGTGCTGGCGCAGGACGGGCCGCGGCGCGGCTGGCTGTCGCCGCTCACCGGCGACGGGGACTTCGCGCTGAGCGCGGTCCTCGGGGCGGTGTCGGTGGCGGTGCTGTCGTACCTCGGCTTCGACGCGATCGCGTCGTTCGCCGAGGAGGCGACGGGCGGATCGCGGCAGGTGGCGCGGGCGGTGCTGTTCTGCCTGGGGCTGGCAGGTGCGCTGTTCGTGGCGCAGACGTATCTGGTGGCGCTGCTCGAACCGGTCTCGTCGGCGGCGCTGGCGGCGGACCCGAAGAGCCAGGGGACCGCGTTCTACGACGCCGTGGACGCCTCCGTCGGCACCTGGCTGCACGATCTGGTGGCGGTGAGCAAGGCGATCGGCGCGGCGTTCGCTGCACTGGCGGGGCAGGCTGCCGCGGGCCGGCTGCTCTTCGCGATGGCCCGCGGCCGGCGGCTTCCGCACGTGCTGTCCCGCACCGACGCGGGCGTGCCGCGTGTGGCGCTGCTCGTCTCCGCCGTGGTGACGCTGGTCGCGGCGGTGTGGGCGGCCCGGCGCGACGACGGGCTGGACCAGCTGGTGTCGGTCGTCGACGTCGGGGCACTGACGGCTTTCACGCTGCTGCACGCGAGCGTGGTGGGGTGGTTCGTGGTGCGGCGGATGGCGGGGCCGCCGAGCTGGTGGCGGCATCTGCTGATCCCGGTGGCGGGTGCGGCGGTGACGCTCGCGGTGATCGTGGAGGCGTCGCACACGGCGCAGGTGGTCGGCGCGATCTGGCTGGCGGTGGGGCTGCTGGTGCTGATGGTGCAGAGGGGACGGCAAGAGGCGGCGCCGGGGCCCGCGTAG
- a CDS encoding DUF6542 domain-containing protein, with amino-acid sequence MYRVAARPGSPDRAGGTGQGGQKGKPRDPGRPERPVPPVVQALRRLPNARLTGLGAGLFACAAMLLIGMLDQVLFDGSAIVYGVFFLLLSALTALWVRSADLVTAPISVPIAFAVGTVPISGGLGGLGGQIMAVVTALAVNAGWLYGGTLIAGLITCVRKVRLMMQRRTNRRPDRRPDRRPAGTSTGTSAGTSTGPGSGGRPAGRGPGQAQRRPGGARR; translated from the coding sequence GTGTACCGGGTCGCCGCCCGGCCCGGCAGCCCTGATCGAGCCGGGGGCACGGGCCAGGGAGGCCAGAAGGGCAAGCCCCGCGATCCCGGGCGGCCCGAACGCCCCGTGCCCCCGGTGGTCCAGGCCCTGCGCAGGCTGCCCAACGCCCGGTTGACCGGACTCGGCGCGGGGCTCTTCGCATGCGCCGCGATGCTCCTCATCGGCATGCTCGACCAAGTGCTGTTCGACGGCTCGGCGATCGTGTACGGCGTGTTCTTCCTGCTGCTCAGCGCCCTGACGGCGCTCTGGGTGCGCAGCGCTGACCTGGTCACCGCCCCGATCAGCGTGCCCATCGCGTTCGCCGTCGGGACCGTCCCGATCTCGGGCGGCCTCGGCGGTCTGGGCGGCCAGATCATGGCGGTGGTGACCGCGCTGGCCGTGAACGCCGGCTGGCTGTACGGCGGCACGCTCATCGCCGGGCTCATCACCTGCGTACGGAAGGTCCGCCTGATGATGCAGCGCCGGACGAACCGCCGACCGGACCGCCGACCGGACCGCCGACCGGCCGGAACGTCGACCGGGACGTCGGCCGGGACGTCGACCGGACCGGGCAGCGGCGGCCGACCGGCCGGCCGGGGGCCCGGCCAGGCCCAGCGCAGGCCCGGCGGAGCCCGCCGCTAG
- a CDS encoding 4-hydroxy-3-methylbut-2-enyl diphosphate reductase, with the protein MGGMTATNARRVLLAAPRGYCAGVDRAVIAVEKALEQYGAPVYVRHEIVHNKYVVQTLEKKGAIFVETTAEVPEGSIVMFSAHGVAPIVHEEAAERKLATIDATCPLVTKVHKEAVRYAREDFDILLIGHEGHEEVIGTTGEAPDHITLVDGPGDVDKVEVRDPSRVVWLSQTTLSVDETMETVDKLKTKFPLLVSPPSDDICYATQNRQIAVKQMGAEAELVIVVGSQNSSNSKRLVEVALGAGSRDAHLVDYADEIDEAWLEGVTTVGVTSGASVPEVLVEQVLEWLAQRGFEDVEIVKAAEESITFSLPKELRRDLRAEASALTED; encoded by the coding sequence ATGGGGGGCATGACTGCAACGAACGCCCGCCGCGTCCTGCTCGCCGCTCCCCGTGGCTACTGCGCGGGCGTGGACCGTGCCGTGATCGCCGTGGAGAAGGCGCTGGAGCAGTACGGCGCTCCGGTCTACGTCCGCCACGAGATCGTCCACAACAAGTACGTCGTCCAGACCCTGGAGAAGAAGGGCGCGATCTTCGTCGAGACCACGGCGGAGGTCCCCGAGGGGTCCATCGTGATGTTCTCGGCGCACGGCGTCGCGCCGATCGTCCACGAAGAGGCCGCCGAGCGGAAGCTCGCGACCATCGACGCCACCTGCCCCCTGGTGACCAAGGTCCACAAGGAGGCCGTGCGGTACGCGCGCGAGGACTTCGACATCCTCCTCATCGGCCACGAGGGCCACGAGGAGGTCATCGGCACCACCGGCGAGGCCCCCGACCACATCACGCTGGTCGACGGCCCGGGAGACGTGGACAAGGTGGAGGTCCGCGACCCGTCGAGGGTCGTCTGGCTCTCCCAGACCACGCTGTCGGTCGACGAGACCATGGAGACCGTCGACAAGCTGAAGACCAAGTTCCCGCTGCTGGTCTCGCCGCCGAGCGACGACATCTGCTACGCCACGCAGAACCGCCAGATCGCGGTCAAGCAGATGGGCGCGGAGGCCGAGCTGGTCATCGTCGTCGGCTCGCAGAACTCCTCGAACTCCAAGCGGCTCGTCGAGGTCGCGCTGGGCGCGGGCTCCCGTGACGCGCATCTGGTCGACTACGCGGACGAGATCGACGAGGCATGGCTGGAGGGTGTGACGACGGTCGGCGTCACGTCGGGCGCGTCCGTGCCCGAGGTGCTCGTCGAGCAGGTCCTGGAGTGGCTGGCACAGCGCGGTTTCGAGGACGTGGAGATCGTCAAGGCGGCCGAGGAGTCGATCACCTTCTCCCTGCCGAAGGAGCTCCGCCGCGATCTGCGGGCCGAGGCGTCCGCACTCACCGAGGACTGA
- the ppgK gene encoding polyphosphate--glucose phosphotransferase produces the protein MNVFGVDIGGSGIKGAPVDLDRGDLAEPRHKVLTPHPATPDGVAECVAEVIEHFGWSGPVGTTFPGVVTGSVIRTAANVDKSWIDLDGGKLLGDRLGLPVTVLNDADAAGVAEMTFGAGRGRKGAVMLLTFGTGIGSALFIDGKLVPNSELGHLELHGHEAEKHASTKVKDDEELSWERWAHRVQKYLVHLEMLFSPELFIIGGGVSRKADRFLPLIKHVRAEMVPAELQNNAGIVGAAMAARQD, from the coding sequence ATGAACGTCTTCGGAGTGGACATCGGCGGGTCGGGCATCAAGGGTGCGCCCGTGGACCTGGACCGCGGCGACCTCGCAGAGCCCCGCCACAAAGTACTCACCCCGCATCCGGCCACGCCCGACGGCGTGGCCGAGTGCGTTGCCGAGGTGATCGAGCACTTCGGCTGGTCGGGCCCGGTCGGGACGACCTTTCCCGGTGTGGTCACCGGCTCGGTGATCCGCACGGCCGCGAATGTCGACAAGAGCTGGATCGACCTGGACGGCGGCAAGCTGCTGGGCGACCGGCTGGGCCTGCCCGTGACCGTGCTGAACGACGCGGACGCGGCGGGGGTCGCCGAGATGACCTTCGGCGCGGGCCGCGGCCGCAAGGGCGCGGTCATGCTGCTGACGTTCGGCACGGGCATCGGCAGCGCCCTCTTCATCGACGGCAAGCTCGTGCCGAACTCGGAGCTGGGCCACCTGGAACTGCACGGCCATGAGGCGGAGAAGCACGCGTCGACCAAGGTGAAGGACGACGAGGAGCTGAGCTGGGAGCGCTGGGCGCACCGGGTCCAGAAGTACCTGGTGCATCTGGAGATGCTCTTCTCGCCCGAGCTCTTCATCATCGGCGGCGGGGTGAGCCGCAAGGCGGACAGGTTCCTGCCGCTGATCAAGCATGTGCGCGCGGAGATGGTCCCGGCGGAACTGCAGAACAACGCGGGGATCGTGGGCGCGGCGATGGCGGCGAGGCAGGACTGA
- a CDS encoding DUF4245 domain-containing protein, with translation MAGMRGKQTVRGMVQSLAVVLAAAFVVYLFVPHDDSGDPVQAVDYRVELVTARRAAPYPVAAPTGLPADWKPTSVSYKRQSGNAWHLGFLDPDGQYVAVEQSTAPAAKYVPKVTQQATRTDATEQVGGATWQRWEGPKYDALVRTDEGSTTVVTGTASFARLAEMAAALESKTS, from the coding sequence GTGGCAGGTATGCGAGGCAAGCAGACGGTACGCGGAATGGTCCAGTCGTTGGCGGTGGTCCTGGCCGCCGCTTTCGTGGTCTATCTCTTCGTTCCGCATGACGACTCCGGCGACCCGGTGCAGGCGGTGGACTACCGCGTCGAACTGGTGACGGCGCGCCGCGCGGCACCGTACCCGGTGGCCGCCCCCACGGGCCTGCCCGCGGACTGGAAGCCGACCTCCGTCTCGTACAAGCGCCAGAGCGGCAACGCGTGGCACCTCGGCTTCCTCGACCCGGACGGGCAGTACGTCGCGGTCGAGCAGTCCACGGCGCCGGCCGCGAAGTACGTCCCGAAGGTCACCCAGCAGGCCACCAGGACCGACGCCACCGAGCAGGTGGGCGGCGCGACCTGGCAGCGCTGGGAAGGCCCGAAGTACGACGCGCTCGTGCGCACGGACGAAGGCTCGACGACGGTCGTGACGGGCACGGCGTCGTTCGCGCGGCTCGCGGAGATGGCGGCTGCGCTGGAGTCGAAGACTTCCTGA